In Armatimonadota bacterium, the genomic stretch CGGGGCGCTCGAGGGCCGGCCCCGAGGTGCTCACGATGTCCGCGCCCATCTCCGCGGCGATGATGTGGGCGAGGGTGGTCTTGCCCAGGCCCGGCGGCCCGTAGAACAGGGCGTGGTCGAGCGCTTCACCCCGCTGCCGCGCGGCCTCGATGGCGATGGCGAGGTTCTCCTTGACCTGCTCCTGGTCAATGAAGTCGGCGAGGGTGGCGGGGCGCAGTTGCTCCGAGCAGGGCTCATCTTCGCCCTGTTCCTCGGGGCCGATGAGTCGCTCCCGAACCGGCTCGTCCTTCTTCACGGGCGCCTCACTTGCCGCGCAGCTTGTAGCTCAGGTTGAGCACGTCCTCGACCGTCTGCGGGCACTGCCCCGCCGCCAGCGCGCGCTCGACCATGCTGGTGGCTTCGGCGCGCGCGTGGCCGACCCTGGTGAGCAGCTCGATCGCCTCTGCCTTGAGATCCTCGGGCGCCGGGCCGCGATCCGCCTCGTCGCGGATGAGGCAGAACCGTCCTGCCTTGCCTTGCAGCCGGGCCACGATCTCCTTGGCCTTGCGCGCGCCCACGCCGGGCAGCCCTTGCAGGGCGTGCAGATCGCCGTCCTCGATCGCCTGGGCGA encodes the following:
- the ruvA gene encoding Holliday junction branch migration protein RuvA, whose amino-acid sequence is MISRMSGRVLERKPYGVILGVNGIGYEVLIPAGVLQSLAAREGEPLELVTYEYLHLEHSRATQVLIGFRNELERDFFEQFITVASIGPRLAVRALAAPVSRIAQAIEDGDLHALQGLPGVGARKAKEIVARLQGKAGRFCLIRDEADRGPAPEDLKAEAIELLTRVGHARAEATSMVERALAAGQCPQTVEDVLNLSYKLRGK